From Bosea sp. NBC_00550, the proteins below share one genomic window:
- a CDS encoding Bug family tripartite tricarboxylate transporter substrate binding protein translates to MKTIAMTVALAGAFALGGVGAAQAWEPTKPIEFVVTSGAGGGTDNFARVIQSIITKHKFTEQPIVVVNKGGGSGAEGYVYGKGAKGDPNRVIFGTNNAYLLPYVAKLGYKYTDLTPVAALALDEFLLWVKGDAPYADAKAYIEAVKAKPMGFKMGGSQSKDTDQTLTSMIQDASGVKWIYVPFQGGSAAAVQLAGGHIDSNVNNPNENIGQWKAGQVKPLCVFSPARLAKSDPVFEGKGWGDIPTCKEAGLPLETFQMPRTVWLPAEVPADAVTYYAGLMEKVSKTPEWQEFVQRTAQTGKFMKGKELTDFVAKDEAANKKVFENEGWVAK, encoded by the coding sequence ATGAAGACCATTGCCATGACTGTCGCGCTCGCCGGCGCGTTCGCGCTGGGCGGCGTCGGTGCGGCGCAGGCCTGGGAACCGACCAAGCCGATCGAGTTCGTCGTGACCTCGGGTGCCGGCGGCGGCACCGATAATTTCGCCCGCGTCATCCAGTCGATCATCACCAAGCACAAATTCACCGAGCAGCCGATCGTGGTGGTGAACAAGGGCGGCGGCTCCGGCGCGGAAGGCTATGTCTACGGCAAGGGCGCCAAGGGCGATCCGAACCGCGTCATCTTCGGCACCAACAACGCCTATCTGCTGCCTTACGTTGCCAAGCTCGGCTACAAATACACGGACCTGACGCCGGTCGCCGCGCTGGCGCTCGACGAGTTCCTGCTCTGGGTGAAGGGTGATGCTCCCTACGCCGACGCGAAGGCCTATATCGAGGCGGTCAAGGCCAAGCCCATGGGCTTCAAGATGGGCGGCAGCCAGTCCAAGGACACCGACCAGACGCTGACCTCGATGATCCAGGACGCTTCCGGCGTGAAATGGATCTACGTCCCGTTCCAGGGCGGCAGCGCCGCTGCCGTGCAGCTCGCCGGCGGCCATATCGACTCCAACGTCAACAATCCCAACGAGAATATCGGCCAGTGGAAGGCCGGCCAGGTGAAGCCGCTCTGCGTCTTTTCGCCAGCCCGCCTCGCCAAGAGCGATCCGGTCTTCGAGGGCAAGGGCTGGGGCGACATCCCGACCTGCAAGGAAGCGGGCCTGCCGCTCGAGACCTTCCAGATGCCGCGCACCGTCTGGCTGCCCGCCGAGGTTCCGGCCGACGCCGTGACCTACTATGCCGGCCTCATGGAGAAGGTCTCCAAGACGCCGGAATGGCAGGAGTTCGTGCAGCGCACCGCCCAGACCGGCAAGTTCATGAAGGGCAAGGAACTGACCGACTTCGTCGCCAAGGACGAGGCCGCGAACAAGAAGGTCTTCGAGAACGAAGGCTGGGTCGCGAAGTAA